One window from the genome of Streptomyces sp. NBC_00708 encodes:
- a CDS encoding NCS1 family nucleobase:cation symporter-1: MTSTAPPSPSSAPEPIPASSDRVELAPDAVPDDNRFVNADLLPVPLARRVWTTYNFTALWVGMAHNIPSWLLASGLVALGMDWKQAVFTIALANLIVLGPMLLTGHAGPKYGIPFPVLARASFGLRGANLPALIRAAVACAWFGIQTWIGGVGIFTLLGKVFGGWAEASEIGGQPWTLWLCFVLFWVLELAIIYRGMDALRRFENWAAPFVIVGAVVLLVWIAVKAGGFGPLLDQPSELGWGKDFWPVFFPSLMGMIAFWATLSLNIPDFTRFGAGQRAQIRGQSLGLPTTMTLFALLSVLVTSGSQAVYGKAVWDPVELVAHTDNVFGLLYALVTVLVATISVNIAANVVSPAYDLANLAPKFISFRTGALITGVVGVVIMPWKLTETPELYIFTWLGLVGGLLGTVAGILIADYWIVRRTVLDLADLYRPGGRYWYTGGWNWRAVTAFAVGGVLAIGGSHSKPGEGPFPSDGVIPFLKPLADYGWAVGLAASLVVYVALMAGRAEVTSGRRSG; the protein is encoded by the coding sequence ATGACATCGACCGCACCTCCGTCCCCGTCCTCCGCACCGGAGCCCATACCGGCCTCCTCCGACCGCGTCGAACTCGCCCCCGACGCCGTCCCCGACGACAACCGGTTCGTCAACGCCGACCTGCTGCCCGTCCCGCTGGCCCGGCGCGTCTGGACCACGTACAACTTCACCGCCCTGTGGGTCGGCATGGCCCACAACATCCCGTCCTGGCTGCTCGCCTCCGGTCTCGTCGCCCTGGGCATGGACTGGAAGCAGGCCGTCTTCACCATCGCGCTCGCCAACCTGATCGTGCTCGGGCCCATGCTGCTCACCGGCCACGCCGGGCCCAAGTACGGCATCCCCTTCCCGGTGCTGGCGCGGGCGTCGTTCGGGCTGCGCGGCGCCAACCTCCCGGCCCTGATCCGGGCGGCGGTCGCCTGCGCCTGGTTCGGCATCCAGACCTGGATCGGCGGCGTCGGCATCTTCACCTTGCTCGGCAAGGTGTTCGGCGGCTGGGCCGAGGCGTCCGAGATCGGTGGGCAGCCGTGGACGCTCTGGCTGTGCTTCGTCCTCTTCTGGGTGCTCGAACTCGCCATCATCTACCGGGGGATGGACGCCCTGCGCCGGTTCGAGAACTGGGCGGCGCCGTTCGTCATCGTCGGCGCGGTGGTGCTGCTGGTGTGGATCGCGGTCAAGGCCGGCGGCTTCGGGCCGCTGCTCGACCAGCCGTCGGAGCTGGGCTGGGGCAAGGACTTCTGGCCCGTCTTCTTCCCGTCCCTGATGGGCATGATCGCCTTCTGGGCCACGCTCTCCCTCAACATCCCCGACTTCACCCGCTTCGGCGCCGGCCAACGCGCCCAGATCCGGGGCCAGTCGCTCGGCCTGCCCACCACGATGACGCTGTTCGCACTGCTCTCGGTCCTCGTCACCTCCGGCTCCCAGGCCGTCTACGGCAAGGCCGTCTGGGACCCGGTCGAACTGGTCGCCCACACCGACAACGTCTTCGGGCTCCTCTACGCCCTGGTGACCGTGCTGGTCGCGACCATCTCCGTGAACATCGCGGCGAACGTGGTCTCACCGGCGTACGACCTGGCGAACCTCGCGCCGAAGTTCATCAGCTTCCGTACCGGGGCCCTGATCACCGGGGTCGTCGGCGTCGTGATCATGCCGTGGAAGCTCACCGAGACGCCCGAGCTGTACATCTTCACCTGGCTCGGCCTGGTCGGCGGGCTGCTCGGTACGGTCGCGGGCATCCTGATCGCCGACTACTGGATCGTCCGCCGCACCGTCCTCGACCTGGCCGACCTCTACCGGCCCGGCGGGCGCTACTGGTACACGGGTGGCTGGAACTGGCGTGCCGTCACCGCGTTCGCGGTGGGCGGTGTGCTGGCCATCGGCGGCTCGCACTCGAAGCCGGGCGAGGGACCGTTCCCCTCGGACGGCGTCATCCCGTTCCTGAAGCCCCTCGCCGACTACGGCTGGGCGGTGGGCCTCGCGGCCTCGCTCGTCGTGTACGTCGCGCTGATGGCGGGCCGCGCGGAGGTCACGTCGGGGCGGAGGTCCGGCTGA
- a CDS encoding amidase yields the protein MSSAHITRTAEEPAPDPAAPAADTPDTAPRGLADSVRALADGRDTSTALVTAALARIAASQGTLNAFRHLRAEAALAEAAEADRRLAAGERLPLLGVPVAVKDDTDIAGMPTHFGCAGDRVAATADSEAVRRLRAAGAVIVGKTNSCELGQWPFTEGAAFGATRNPWHTGHTPGGSSGGSAAAVAAGLVPAALGSDGAGSVRIPAAWTHLVGIKPQRGRISVHPHSDAFQGLTVNGPLARTVEDAALLLDAVAGPHPEDPHRPPPVDASAAARRDPGRLRIALAWRPPLTLTGTAPHPEVRRAVAALAEALARLGHDVVEARPRYGLIGLGFVPRATAGIAELAALHPEPALLDARTRSALRTGTRLGGRVVRAARAREVHQHRRIGALFHRGRGGAGFDVLLTPTTALPPPRIGTFDGLSAWRTDVAITEACPYAWPWNVLGWPGVNVPAGFTRDGLPVGAQLLGPSRSEERLVSLAAQLEADLRWHDHRPPPLG from the coding sequence ATGTCCTCAGCCCACATCACCCGAACGGCCGAAGAACCTGCGCCGGACCCGGCGGCCCCGGCTGCGGACACCCCGGACACCGCCCCGCGAGGGCTCGCCGACAGCGTGCGGGCCCTCGCGGACGGCCGGGACACCTCCACCGCACTCGTCACCGCCGCCCTCGCCCGGATCGCGGCGAGCCAGGGCACCCTCAACGCCTTCCGCCACCTGCGCGCCGAGGCCGCGCTCGCCGAGGCGGCCGAGGCCGACCGCAGGCTCGCCGCGGGGGAGCGGCTGCCGCTGCTCGGGGTGCCGGTCGCGGTCAAGGACGACACCGACATCGCCGGGATGCCCACCCACTTCGGCTGCGCGGGGGACCGGGTCGCGGCCACCGCGGACAGCGAGGCCGTCCGGAGACTGCGCGCGGCCGGAGCCGTGATCGTCGGCAAGACCAACTCCTGCGAACTGGGCCAGTGGCCGTTCACCGAGGGCGCCGCGTTCGGCGCCACCCGTAACCCGTGGCACACCGGCCACACCCCGGGCGGCTCGTCCGGCGGTTCGGCCGCCGCCGTCGCCGCGGGTCTGGTGCCCGCCGCCCTCGGTTCGGACGGCGCCGGCTCCGTCCGCATCCCCGCCGCGTGGACCCATCTCGTCGGCATCAAACCGCAGCGCGGCCGGATCTCCGTGCACCCGCACAGCGACGCCTTCCAGGGCCTCACCGTCAACGGCCCGCTGGCCAGGACCGTGGAGGACGCCGCCCTGCTGCTCGACGCCGTCGCCGGGCCGCATCCGGAGGACCCGCACCGGCCGCCGCCCGTCGACGCCTCGGCCGCCGCCCGGCGCGACCCGGGCCGGCTGCGCATCGCGCTCGCCTGGCGGCCCCCGCTCACCCTCACCGGCACGGCGCCGCATCCCGAGGTGCGCCGCGCGGTCGCCGCGCTCGCGGAGGCGCTGGCCCGGCTCGGCCACGACGTGGTGGAGGCCCGGCCGCGCTACGGGCTGATCGGCCTCGGCTTCGTGCCCCGCGCCACCGCCGGCATCGCCGAACTCGCGGCCCTGCACCCCGAACCCGCGCTCCTGGACGCGCGCACCCGCAGCGCCCTGCGCACCGGCACCCGGCTCGGCGGCCGGGTGGTGCGGGCGGCCCGCGCCCGCGAGGTGCACCAGCACCGGCGGATCGGGGCGCTGTTCCACCGGGGGCGGGGCGGAGCCGGGTTCGACGTGCTGCTCACGCCGACGACCGCGCTGCCCCCGCCCCGTATCGGCACGTTCGACGGGCTGAGCGCCTGGCGCACCGATGTCGCGATCACCGAGGCATGCCCGTACGCCTGGCCGTGGAACGTGCTCGGCTGGCCCGGTGTCAATGTCCCGGCCGGCTTCACCCGGGACGGCCTCCCGGTCGGCGCCCAGCTCCTCGGCCCGTCCCGCAGCGAGGAACGGCTCGTCTCGCTCGCCGCCCAGCTGGAGGCGGACCTGCGCTGGCACGACCACCGGCCGCCGCCCCTCGGTTAG
- a CDS encoding lipoate--protein ligase family protein produces the protein MHGEYKIPGGKLVVVDLEVEGGALRDVRVAGDFFLEPDEAILAIDAALEGAPATTDTVALAARIDAALPESTVMLGLTSEGVAVAVRRALAHATEWSDYDWQLIHDAPQSPALHMALDEVITAEVAAGRRPPTLRVWEWDAPAVIIGSFQSLRNEVDAEGVDRHGVTVVRRISGGGAMFAEPSSTITYSLAVPQSLVSGLSFADSYAYLDDWVLEALGDMGIKAWYQPLNDIATEVGKIAGAAQKRVVGPDGGPGAVLHHVTMSYDIDADKMLEVLRIGKEKMSDKGTKSAKKRVDPLRRQTGLPRQAVIERMIESFRNRHGLTRGEVTPEELARARDLVRTKFSSDEWTARVP, from the coding sequence GTGCACGGTGAGTACAAGATCCCCGGCGGCAAGCTGGTCGTGGTGGACCTGGAGGTCGAGGGCGGCGCGCTGCGCGACGTCCGGGTGGCCGGTGACTTCTTCCTGGAGCCGGACGAGGCGATCCTCGCGATCGACGCGGCGCTGGAGGGCGCCCCCGCGACCACCGACACGGTGGCCCTCGCGGCCCGGATCGACGCGGCGCTCCCGGAGTCGACGGTGATGCTCGGCCTCACCTCGGAGGGCGTCGCCGTCGCCGTACGCCGGGCGCTGGCGCACGCCACGGAGTGGAGCGACTACGACTGGCAGCTCATCCACGACGCCCCGCAGTCCCCGGCGCTGCACATGGCGCTCGACGAGGTCATCACGGCGGAGGTCGCGGCGGGCAGGCGCCCGCCGACGCTGCGGGTGTGGGAGTGGGACGCGCCCGCGGTGATCATCGGCAGCTTCCAGTCCCTGCGCAACGAGGTGGACGCCGAGGGCGTCGACCGCCACGGCGTCACGGTCGTCCGGCGGATCTCCGGGGGCGGCGCGATGTTCGCGGAGCCGAGCAGCACCATCACGTACTCGCTCGCGGTGCCCCAGTCCCTGGTCTCCGGGCTCTCCTTCGCCGACAGCTACGCGTATCTGGACGACTGGGTGCTCGAAGCCCTCGGCGACATGGGCATCAAGGCGTGGTACCAGCCGCTCAACGACATCGCCACCGAGGTCGGCAAGATCGCCGGGGCGGCGCAGAAGCGCGTGGTCGGCCCGGACGGTGGCCCCGGTGCGGTGCTGCACCACGTGACCATGTCGTACGACATCGACGCCGACAAGATGCTGGAGGTGCTGCGCATCGGCAAGGAGAAGATGTCCGACAAGGGCACGAAGAGCGCCAAGAAGCGCGTCGACCCGTTGCGCCGCCAGACCGGCCTGCCGCGCCAGGCCGTCATCGAGCGGATGATCGAGTCCTTCCGCAACCGGCACGGGCTGACCCGGGGCGAGGTGACGCCGGAGGAGCTGGCTCGTGCGCGGGATCTGGTCCGCACGAAGTTCTCCAGCGACGAGTGGACCGCCCGGGTGCCCTAA
- a CDS encoding ABC transporter permease yields MLRHVTRKAAGWLLMIVVATNATYFLASWFLDPRSNFKELRPVRTEAQIDRALAPYNLDPSVPVVQRWWDWLTGVVTRFDWGMSPTGVSVNGEIGYRSLVSAELVVMATVLSVVIGVTLGVYTASRQYGWADRVSQAVSIAVFNVPTSVAALAVVFVAIWLNQHAGLHFLYVAGENSPNVEGLLPTIGDRLLHLILPTLTLTLMGYVGYHLTQRSLLLDTLNADYVRTARATGLTRAQAIRRHALRTALIPTATSVAFSIPAVFTGAVITETIFGWNGMGRYFIQTISKNDIHGTVATAAFAAALTAIGAILADIATVFLDPRVRVS; encoded by the coding sequence GTGCTGCGCCATGTGACGCGCAAGGCGGCGGGCTGGCTCCTGATGATCGTGGTCGCGACCAACGCCACCTATTTCCTGGCCAGTTGGTTCCTCGACCCCAGGTCAAACTTCAAGGAACTGCGGCCCGTCCGCACCGAGGCCCAGATCGACCGGGCCCTCGCGCCCTACAACCTCGACCCGTCGGTGCCCGTCGTCCAGCGGTGGTGGGACTGGCTCACCGGCGTCGTCACCCGCTTCGACTGGGGCATGTCGCCCACCGGGGTCTCCGTCAACGGTGAGATCGGCTACCGCTCGCTCGTCAGCGCCGAACTGGTCGTCATGGCGACGGTCCTGTCCGTCGTCATCGGCGTCACGCTGGGCGTCTACACGGCGTCCCGCCAGTACGGCTGGGCCGACCGGGTCTCGCAGGCCGTGTCCATCGCGGTGTTCAACGTACCCACGTCGGTCGCGGCGCTCGCCGTGGTCTTCGTCGCGATCTGGCTCAACCAGCACGCCGGGCTGCACTTCCTCTACGTCGCCGGCGAGAACTCGCCGAACGTCGAAGGGCTGCTGCCCACCATCGGCGACCGCCTGCTGCACCTGATCCTGCCGACCCTCACGCTCACCCTGATGGGATACGTCGGCTACCACCTGACGCAGCGCTCACTGCTGCTCGACACCCTCAACGCCGACTACGTCCGCACCGCACGGGCCACCGGACTCACCCGCGCCCAGGCGATCCGCCGGCACGCCCTGCGCACCGCGCTCATCCCGACCGCGACCTCCGTGGCGTTCAGCATCCCGGCCGTCTTCACCGGCGCCGTCATCACCGAGACGATCTTCGGCTGGAACGGCATGGGCCGCTACTTCATCCAGACCATCAGCAAGAACGACATCCACGGCACGGTCGCCACGGCCGCCTTCGCCGCCGCCCTGACCGCGATCGGCGCGATCCTCGCGGACATCGCCACCGTCTTCCTCGACCCGCGCGTGAGGGTGAGCTGA
- a CDS encoding ABC transporter permease has product MKPARAAAPVVDRRGSGLARLYARRFLRNRLAVAGVAIFVLLVLFSVFGGLFTPYAYSDADFAALTQPPSAAHWFGTNQGGNDIYASAVHGLRRSLAIAVSVSVLTIVVAAVIGSSAAYFGGRVEKATLAVIHFLLVVPSFLILALVSHRLAGDWRVLIVVLTVFGWMSTARVIWSVSTSLRERDYVTIAEFMGVSPARIILRHIIPNLGSLLIVNLTLGVVATVLSETALSFLGFGVQTPDVSLGTMLADGASTVTSAPWLFAFPAGLVVLLTVSMTFVGDGLRDALDPTSTTGAAGGRR; this is encoded by the coding sequence ATGAAGCCCGCGCGGGCGGCGGCGCCGGTGGTGGACCGGCGCGGCTCCGGTCTCGCGCGGCTCTACGCGCGGCGATTCCTGCGCAACCGGCTCGCCGTCGCCGGGGTGGCGATCTTCGTCCTGCTGGTGCTGTTCAGCGTGTTCGGCGGCCTGTTCACCCCGTACGCGTACTCCGACGCCGACTTCGCCGCGCTCACCCAGCCACCGAGCGCCGCCCACTGGTTCGGCACCAACCAGGGCGGCAACGACATCTACGCCTCCGCCGTGCACGGGCTGCGGCGCTCGCTGGCCATCGCGGTCAGTGTCTCCGTCCTGACCATCGTCGTCGCCGCGGTCATCGGCTCCAGCGCCGCGTACTTCGGCGGCCGGGTGGAGAAGGCGACGCTCGCCGTCATCCACTTCCTGCTGGTCGTGCCCTCCTTCCTCATCCTCGCCCTTGTCTCCCACCGCCTCGCCGGCGACTGGCGGGTCCTCATCGTCGTCCTGACGGTGTTCGGCTGGATGTCCACCGCGCGCGTCATCTGGTCCGTCTCGACCTCGCTGAGGGAGCGGGACTACGTCACGATCGCCGAGTTCATGGGGGTGAGCCCGGCGCGCATCATCCTGCGCCACATCATCCCCAACCTCGGCTCCCTGCTCATCGTCAACCTGACGCTCGGCGTCGTGGCGACCGTGCTCAGCGAAACCGCCCTGTCGTTCCTCGGGTTCGGCGTCCAGACCCCGGACGTCTCGCTCGGCACGATGCTCGCCGACGGCGCGAGCACCGTCACCAGCGCGCCCTGGCTGTTCGCCTTCCCCGCGGGCCTGGTCGTCCTGCTCACCGTCTCGATGACCTTCGTCGGCGACGGGCTGCGCGACGCCCTCGACCCCACATCCACGACCGGTGCTGCAGGAGGCCGACGATGA
- a CDS encoding ABC transporter ATP-binding protein encodes MTLATTLPTAPTPGDAGTPVLSVRDLHITFPSESGPVEAVRGIGFDLLPGRTLGIVGESGSGKSATAMGIMGLLPPTAATSGQVVLGGRDLVGLTDKELSAIRGNAIGMVFQDPLSALTPIFTVGRLLSDALRVHQDLTKRAAWEQAVELLDLVGIPDPRERAASFPHEFSGGMRQRVVIAMAIANKPSVLVADEPTTALDVTVQAQILDVLRLAQKETGAGLVLITHDLGVVAGHADDVAVMYAGRFVERAGVDELFARPVMPYTARLLAAVPTVDSGVRRPLVPIGGEPPALVNLPAGCPFASRCAVALDACHTDEPALRAVTGHGDVACLRADEIAAGTLDPAGGAGPDEAAPPAGAAEPAEGEAVEPVEAEAERAPSAGDVVLRVEDLVKTFPVTKGAVLKRRVGTLRAVNGVGFELRAGETLGLVGESGSGKTTTLLEILRLKRPESGRIEIAGTEVGTAESAARVRELRRDVQIVMQDPMGALDPRLPVFELLAEPLRAIGRDRASIRARISELLALVGLDEAMSDRFPAALSGGQRQRIGIARALATEPKLLVLDEPLSALDVSVQAGVINLLARLKRELGLAYLVVAHDLAVVRYVSDRIAVMYLGHIVETGDTESLFADPKHPYTKALLSAIPVPDPQRERTRERVVLEGEQPSAARLPAGCVFVDRCPLYRLAGEEVRQRCRTERPAPSPVSGQPGHTYACHAV; translated from the coding sequence ATGACCCTCGCGACGACCCTGCCCACCGCCCCGACACCCGGGGACGCCGGCACCCCCGTCCTCTCGGTGCGGGACCTGCACATCACCTTCCCCTCCGAGTCCGGGCCCGTCGAGGCGGTGCGCGGCATCGGCTTCGACCTGCTGCCCGGCCGCACCCTGGGCATCGTCGGCGAGTCCGGCTCCGGCAAGTCCGCCACCGCCATGGGCATCATGGGCCTCCTCCCGCCCACCGCCGCGACGAGCGGACAGGTGGTGCTCGGCGGACGGGATCTGGTGGGCCTCACCGACAAGGAACTCTCCGCGATACGCGGCAACGCCATCGGCATGGTGTTCCAGGACCCGCTCTCCGCGCTCACCCCGATCTTCACCGTGGGCCGGCTGCTCTCCGACGCCCTGCGTGTCCACCAGGACCTCACGAAGCGGGCCGCCTGGGAACAGGCCGTCGAACTGCTCGACCTCGTCGGCATCCCCGACCCGCGCGAACGGGCCGCCTCCTTCCCGCACGAGTTCTCCGGCGGCATGCGCCAGCGCGTCGTCATCGCCATGGCCATCGCCAACAAGCCGTCCGTCCTCGTCGCCGACGAGCCCACCACCGCGCTCGACGTCACCGTGCAGGCCCAGATCCTCGACGTCCTGCGCCTCGCCCAGAAGGAGACCGGCGCCGGACTCGTCCTCATCACCCACGACCTCGGAGTCGTCGCGGGCCACGCGGACGACGTCGCCGTCATGTACGCGGGCCGGTTCGTGGAGCGCGCCGGCGTCGACGAACTCTTCGCGCGCCCCGTCATGCCGTACACCGCCCGCCTGCTCGCCGCCGTGCCCACCGTGGACAGCGGGGTACGCCGGCCGCTCGTCCCGATCGGCGGCGAACCGCCCGCCCTGGTGAATCTCCCGGCCGGCTGCCCCTTCGCGAGCCGCTGCGCCGTCGCCCTTGACGCCTGCCACACCGACGAACCCGCCCTGCGCGCGGTCACCGGACACGGCGACGTGGCCTGCCTGCGCGCCGACGAGATCGCCGCCGGGACGCTCGATCCGGCGGGGGGTGCGGGGCCGGACGAGGCCGCGCCTCCGGCCGGAGCGGCCGAGCCCGCGGAAGGCGAAGCCGTCGAGCCCGTCGAAGCCGAAGCCGAGCGTGCCCCGTCCGCCGGGGATGTCGTGCTCCGGGTCGAGGACCTGGTGAAGACCTTCCCGGTCACCAAGGGAGCCGTGCTCAAACGCCGCGTCGGCACGCTGCGGGCGGTCAACGGGGTCGGCTTCGAGCTGCGGGCCGGGGAGACCCTGGGCCTGGTGGGGGAGTCGGGCAGCGGCAAGACCACCACCCTGCTGGAGATCCTGCGGCTGAAGCGGCCCGAGAGCGGGCGGATCGAGATCGCCGGCACCGAGGTCGGGACCGCCGAATCCGCGGCCCGCGTACGGGAGTTGCGCCGGGACGTGCAGATCGTGATGCAGGACCCGATGGGGGCGCTCGACCCCCGGCTGCCGGTCTTCGAACTGCTAGCCGAACCTCTGCGCGCGATCGGCCGGGACCGCGCGTCCATCCGGGCCCGCATCAGCGAACTCCTCGCCCTGGTCGGCCTGGACGAGGCGATGAGCGACCGCTTCCCGGCCGCGCTCTCCGGCGGCCAGCGCCAGCGCATCGGGATCGCGCGCGCCCTCGCGACCGAGCCGAAGCTGCTCGTGCTCGACGAACCGCTCTCCGCCCTGGACGTGTCCGTGCAGGCGGGCGTGATCAATCTGCTGGCCCGGCTCAAGCGCGAACTGGGCCTCGCCTACCTGGTGGTGGCCCATGACCTGGCCGTCGTCCGGTACGTATCCGACCGCATCGCCGTGATGTATCTGGGTCACATCGTGGAGACCGGGGACACCGAGTCGCTGTTCGCCGACCCCAAGCACCCGTACACCAAGGCCCTGTTGTCCGCCATCCCGGTCCCGGACCCGCAGCGCGAACGCACCCGCGAACGCGTCGTGCTGGAGGGCGAGCAGCCGAGCGCCGCGCGGCTGCCGGCGGGTTGCGTCTTCGTGGACCGCTGCCCCCTGTACCGGCTGGCCGGTGAGGAGGTGCGGCAGCGCTGTCGTACGGAACGGCCCGCGCCGTCCCCGGTGTCCGGGCAGCCCGGCCACACGTACGCCTGTCACGCCGTCTGA
- a CDS encoding ABC transporter family substrate-binding protein, producing MRARLAMPVALIAAVSVAATACQSSGGSDGSGGDAKNAPKAASAAVDYNPQPYENIKDGGTYTTVGTFDDQGNPFNVNATLTASRVWGWYNADAITYSPTGDVQYNKDYYSDVKVTVEGGNQKVVLTINPKAAFNDGTPIDWRAIEATWKANNGSDKGFATSSTDGYDRITSVAKGKDAKQAVISFKGVNASWSTLFTTFLHPKAATVENFNKAYVKKAHPEWGAGPYTVGKWDTHSGNITFVRNPKWWGRKGKLDKRVYVNLESTAGVNAFKNGQLDYTSAVDAESLKQVKGLKGTEIRSGGSPFEYSLYFNTKSAVLSEKAVRKAIQQSVDRAQIAKIQFQGLDYKEPLPGSAVLYSFQKGYEDNLSAVLKYDPAEAKKTLDAAGWKPGSDGVRAKNGKKLEVGYTLLGDDPLGKATAGAFAAMLKPAGIHLVIKKGDDADFAKTISERRFDIFLSGNRSMDPFGARYLCDFYCSDRDSNITGSGSPALDKKIRATTEIADLDQQVAAVNKVEREALQEYAFLPLFSGPSTYGVKKGLANVGATIFYTPLPETVGWEK from the coding sequence ATGCGCGCAAGACTGGCCATGCCCGTCGCCCTGATCGCCGCCGTCTCCGTCGCCGCCACCGCGTGCCAGTCCTCCGGCGGGAGCGACGGCTCCGGCGGCGACGCGAAGAACGCGCCCAAGGCCGCGTCGGCCGCCGTCGACTACAACCCGCAGCCGTACGAGAACATCAAGGACGGCGGCACGTACACCACCGTCGGCACCTTCGACGACCAGGGCAACCCGTTCAACGTCAATGCCACGCTGACCGCGTCCCGGGTCTGGGGCTGGTACAACGCCGACGCGATCACGTATTCGCCGACCGGCGACGTGCAGTACAACAAGGACTACTACAGCGACGTGAAGGTCACCGTCGAGGGCGGCAACCAGAAGGTCGTCCTGACGATCAACCCGAAGGCTGCCTTCAACGACGGCACGCCCATCGACTGGCGGGCGATCGAGGCCACCTGGAAGGCCAACAACGGCTCGGACAAGGGTTTCGCGACCTCGTCCACGGACGGCTACGACCGGATCACCTCGGTCGCGAAGGGCAAGGACGCCAAGCAGGCCGTCATCTCCTTCAAGGGCGTCAACGCCTCCTGGTCCACCCTGTTCACCACCTTCCTGCACCCGAAGGCCGCGACGGTCGAGAACTTCAACAAGGCGTACGTGAAGAAGGCCCACCCCGAGTGGGGCGCGGGCCCGTACACGGTCGGCAAGTGGGACACCCACTCGGGCAACATCACCTTCGTCCGCAACCCCAAGTGGTGGGGCAGGAAGGGCAAGCTCGACAAGCGCGTCTACGTCAACCTGGAGTCGACGGCGGGCGTCAACGCCTTCAAGAACGGGCAGCTCGACTACACCTCCGCCGTCGACGCGGAGAGCCTCAAGCAGGTCAAGGGCCTGAAGGGCACGGAGATCCGCAGCGGCGGCAGCCCCTTCGAGTACTCCCTCTACTTCAACACCAAGTCGGCGGTCCTCTCGGAGAAGGCCGTCCGCAAGGCGATCCAGCAGAGCGTCGACCGCGCCCAGATCGCGAAGATCCAGTTCCAGGGGCTCGACTACAAGGAGCCGCTGCCCGGCTCCGCGGTGCTCTACAGCTTCCAGAAGGGTTACGAGGACAACCTCTCGGCCGTCCTGAAGTACGACCCGGCCGAGGCGAAGAAGACGCTCGACGCGGCGGGCTGGAAGCCGGGCTCCGACGGCGTGCGTGCCAAGAACGGCAAGAAGCTCGAAGTGGGCTACACCCTTCTGGGCGACGACCCGCTGGGCAAGGCCACCGCCGGCGCGTTCGCCGCGATGCTGAAGCCGGCCGGTATCCACCTCGTCATCAAGAAGGGCGACGACGCGGACTTCGCCAAGACCATCAGCGAGCGCAGGTTCGACATCTTCCTGTCGGGCAACCGCTCGATGGACCCGTTCGGCGCCCGCTACCTGTGCGACTTCTACTGCTCGGACCGTGACTCCAACATCACCGGCTCCGGCTCGCCGGCCCTGGACAAGAAGATCCGCGCCACCACCGAGATCGCCGATCTCGACCAGCAGGTCGCGGCGGTCAACAAGGTGGAGCGCGAGGCGCTTCAGGAGTACGCCTTCCTGCCCCTGTTCAGCGGGCCCTCCACGTACGGCGTGAAGAAGGGCCTCGCCAACGTCGGCGCCACGATCTTCTACACCCCGCTGCCGGAGACGGTCGGCTGGGAGAAGTAG